Proteins from a genomic interval of Streptococcus oralis:
- a CDS encoding aspartate-semialdehyde dehydrogenase, which translates to MGYTVAVVGATGAVGAQMIKMLEESTLPIDKIRYLASARSAGKTLKFKDQDITIEETTETAFEDVDIALFSAGGSTSAKYAPYAVQAGAVVVDNTSYFRQNPDVPLVVPEVNAHALDAHNGIIACPNCSTIQMMVALEPVRQKWGLDRIIVSTYQAVSGAGMGAILETQRELREVLNDGVNPRDLHAEILPSGGDKKHYPIAFNALPQIDVFTDNDYTYEEMKMTKETKKIMEDDSISVSATCVRIPVLSAHSESVYIETKEVAPIEEVKAAIAAFPSAVLEDDVAHQIYPQAVNAVGSRDTFVGRIRKDLDAEKGIHMWVVSDNLLKGAAWNSVQIAETLHERGLVRPTAELKFELK; encoded by the coding sequence ATGGGATATACAGTTGCTGTAGTCGGCGCGACAGGTGCTGTCGGAGCTCAGATGATAAAAATGTTGGAAGAATCAACACTTCCAATCGATAAAATTCGTTACCTTGCTTCTGCACGTTCAGCAGGCAAAACTTTGAAATTTAAAGACCAAGATATTACGATTGAAGAAACAACTGAGACAGCTTTTGAGGATGTTGATATTGCACTCTTTTCAGCAGGTGGTTCGACATCAGCTAAGTATGCACCATACGCAGTTCAAGCTGGAGCGGTAGTAGTGGATAACACATCTTATTTCCGCCAAAATCCAGACGTACCATTGGTTGTCCCAGAGGTCAATGCTCATGCACTTGATGCCCACAACGGGATTATTGCCTGCCCTAACTGTTCAACAATCCAAATGATGGTGGCTCTTGAGCCTGTCCGTCAAAAATGGGGCTTGGACCGTATCATCGTTTCAACTTACCAAGCGGTCTCTGGTGCTGGTATGGGAGCGATTCTTGAAACACAACGTGAACTTCGTGAAGTCTTGAATGATGGTGTGAATCCACGTGATTTGCATGCGGAAATCTTGCCTTCAGGTGGTGACAAGAAACACTACCCTATCGCCTTTAACGCTCTTCCACAAATCGATGTCTTTACTGACAATGATTACACTTACGAAGAGATGAAGATGACTAAGGAAACTAAGAAAATCATGGAAGATGATAGCATCTCAGTATCTGCAACCTGTGTACGTATTCCAGTCTTGTCAGCTCACTCTGAGTCAGTTTATATCGAAACAAAAGAAGTGGCACCAATCGAAGAAGTCAAAGCAGCCATCGCAGCCTTTCCAAGTGCTGTTCTTGAGGATGACGTAGCGCACCAAATCTATCCTCAAGCTGTCAATGCAGTGGGTTCGCGTGATACTTTTGTTGGTCGTATCCGTAAAGACCTAGATGCAGAAAAAGGAATCCACATGTGGGTTGTTTCAGACAACCTTCTCAAAGGTGCTGCTTGGAACTCAGTTCAGATTGCAGAAACGCTTCACGAACGTGGATTGGTTCGTCCAACAGCTGAATTGAAATTTGAATTAAAATAG
- a CDS encoding QueT transporter family protein, which translates to MKKLTVRDMADIAIVAAIYVVLTITPPLNAISYGAYQFRISEMMNFLAFYNPKYIIGVTIGCMIANFFSFGPIDVFVGGGSTLVFLSLGVWLFSKYKKDYLFNGLIRKDHFFFSILFSISMITIAAELYIVAEAPFFFTWFSTGIGEFASLIVGAILIGKLGRRIDLTR; encoded by the coding sequence ATGAAAAAATTAACTGTTCGTGATATGGCAGATATCGCTATTGTCGCTGCTATTTATGTGGTTTTGACCATTACCCCACCACTGAATGCCATTAGCTACGGCGCCTACCAGTTCCGTATTTCAGAGATGATGAATTTCTTGGCCTTTTACAATCCAAAATATATCATCGGTGTGACGATTGGTTGTATGATTGCAAATTTCTTTAGCTTTGGTCCAATAGATGTCTTTGTCGGAGGGGGCTCTACCCTAGTTTTCCTAAGTCTAGGTGTATGGCTCTTTAGCAAGTACAAGAAAGACTATCTGTTCAATGGTTTGATTCGAAAAGATCATTTCTTCTTTTCAATTCTCTTCTCTATTTCAATGATTACCATTGCAGCAGAACTCTATATTGTTGCAGAAGCTCCATTCTTCTTTACATGGTTCTCTACGGGAATTGGTGAGTTTGCATCACTTATCGTAGGTGCTATTTTAATCGGAAAATTAGGGCGCCGAATCGATCTAACAAGATAA
- a CDS encoding GtrA family protein, which yields MKRIIKAFFDNEILSYLFFGAATTLVSILSRLVIYHISHQEILATVLANFIGILFAFLTNDTIVFKQERRNWSTRLAKFFLARLSTLGLDVLLTYIFVTTFPDLIGQFVEYNIDRVNTVETILAQILIIVLNYIFSKIYIFKKSNCSP from the coding sequence ATGAAAAGAATAATAAAGGCATTCTTCGATAACGAAATTCTCTCCTATCTATTTTTCGGTGCTGCTACTACTTTGGTTTCTATTTTATCGCGCTTGGTTATTTACCACATCAGCCACCAGGAAATCCTGGCAACCGTACTCGCAAATTTTATCGGGATTCTCTTTGCCTTTCTCACAAATGATACAATCGTCTTTAAACAAGAGAGAAGGAATTGGTCAACTCGGCTGGCTAAGTTTTTCTTAGCTCGTCTCTCTACACTTGGACTTGACGTTCTTTTAACTTATATCTTCGTTACAACCTTTCCTGATCTTATTGGTCAGTTTGTCGAATATAATATAGATAGGGTTAATACGGTTGAAACTATCTTAGCACAAATCTTGATTATTGTGCTTAATTATATTTTCAGTAAAATCTATATTTTTAAAAAAAGCAACTGTTCTCCTTAA
- the mscL gene encoding large conductance mechanosensitive channel protein MscL — protein sequence MLKDLKEFLLRGNVVDLAVGVIIASAFGAIVTSLVNDIITPLILNPALEAAKVQNIAELAWNGVTYGKFLSAIINFLVVGTVLFFVIKAMEKAQNLRKKEEVVEEAPAAPTELEVLQEIKALLEKK from the coding sequence ATGTTAAAGGACCTAAAAGAATTCTTGCTTCGCGGTAATGTTGTTGACCTTGCTGTCGGTGTAATCATCGCCTCTGCATTTGGTGCTATCGTAACTTCACTCGTTAACGATATCATCACTCCACTTATCTTGAATCCAGCCTTGGAAGCTGCGAAAGTACAAAACATCGCTGAGCTTGCATGGAATGGTGTTACATATGGTAAATTCTTGAGTGCTATTATCAACTTTCTCGTTGTAGGTACTGTGCTTTTCTTCGTTATTAAAGCTATGGAAAAAGCGCAAAACCTTCGTAAGAAAGAGGAAGTGGTTGAGGAAGCACCTGCTGCTCCAACTGAACTTGAAGTTCTTCAAGAAATCAAAGCTCTTCTTGAAAAAAAATAA
- the hemH gene encoding ferrochelatase encodes MKKAILMMTFGSPEEISFEGVAEFFTNIRRGVRPQDHEIQTLYDNYVRIGGTPLQRITREEVNLVKERLGEEYGIYFANKFSRPFIPDVIKQMETDGVEECICLILEPHYSFYSVMGYEKFLESQQIRFLVIKDWYQQQPLLDFWTDEIRKILRNEVGEESFKVIFSAHSVPIFALDYGDPYIDQIFDNSRLIAEQLGLMKDQYTNTWQSESDIGIPWIKPDVLEYLREQKQHPEHYIFIPISFISEHIEVLFDNDVECYDLCQELGVTYHRPPMPNTDSRLIDALVATVRANEHKEFKAFLPEEETFDELAPSATTKDIMEETDDLQMPEFVKKLIEKKGRENVKMPYLIKKMLEKAGKLPKE; translated from the coding sequence ATGAAAAAAGCAATATTGATGATGACCTTTGGATCTCCAGAGGAGATTAGTTTTGAAGGAGTAGCAGAATTTTTTACAAACATTCGTCGTGGAGTTAGGCCCCAAGACCACGAAATCCAGACTCTCTATGACAACTATGTTCGTATCGGTGGGACGCCTTTGCAGCGGATTACACGTGAGGAGGTCAATTTAGTCAAAGAACGTTTAGGGGAGGAGTACGGTATCTACTTTGCCAACAAATTTTCTCGTCCCTTTATTCCAGACGTGATCAAGCAGATGGAAACTGATGGTGTTGAAGAATGTATCTGCTTGATTTTGGAACCTCATTATTCTTTTTACTCAGTCATGGGGTATGAAAAGTTTCTGGAAAGCCAGCAGATCCGATTTTTAGTTATTAAGGACTGGTATCAACAACAGCCTTTGCTGGACTTTTGGACAGATGAGATTAGAAAAATTTTACGAAATGAGGTGGGAGAAGAATCCTTCAAGGTAATCTTTTCAGCCCATAGCGTCCCCATTTTTGCCTTGGACTATGGAGATCCTTATATCGATCAGATTTTCGATAATAGCAGGCTCATTGCTGAACAACTCGGCCTAATGAAAGATCAGTATACCAATACTTGGCAGAGCGAAAGCGATATTGGAATCCCTTGGATCAAGCCAGATGTCTTAGAATATTTACGAGAACAAAAGCAACATCCCGAGCATTATATTTTTATTCCTATTAGTTTTATCAGTGAGCACATCGAAGTCTTGTTTGACAACGATGTGGAATGTTATGATTTGTGTCAAGAATTAGGTGTCACCTACCATCGTCCACCTATGCCCAATACGGATAGTCGTTTAATTGACGCTTTAGTTGCTACTGTAAGGGCCAACGAACACAAAGAATTTAAAGCTTTTCTCCCAGAAGAAGAAACCTTTGATGAGTTAGCGCCTTCAGCAACTACTAAGGACATCATGGAGGAGACAGACGACCTTCAGATGCCAGAATTTGTCAAAAAACTCATTGAGAAAAAAGGCCGTGAAAATGTGAAGATGCCTTACCTGATTAAGAAAATGCTCGAAAAGGCTGGTAAGTTACCAAAAGAGTAA
- the pepT gene encoding peptidase T, with the protein MTYPNLLDRFLTYVKVNTRSDEHSTTTPSTQSQVDFATTVLIPEMKRVGLQNVYYLPNGFAIGTLPANDPSLTRKIGFISHMDTADFNAEGVNPQVIENYDGGAIDLGDSGFKLDPSDFKSLEKYHGQTLITTDGTTLLGADDKSGIAEIMTAIEYLTAHPEIKHCEIRVGFGPDEEIGVGANKFDADDFDVDFAYTVDGGPLGELQYETFSAAAAELHFQGRNVHPGTAKGQMVNALQLAIDFHNQLPENDRPELTDGYQGFYHLMDVSGSVEEARASYIIRDFEKDVFEARKAAMQSIADKMNQEFGNNRVTLTLTDQYYNMKEVIEKDMTPITIAKTVMEDLGITPIIEPIRGGTDGSKISFMGIPTPNIFAGGENMHGRFEYVSLQTMERAVDTIIGIVAYKD; encoded by the coding sequence ATGACTTATCCGAACCTTTTAGATCGTTTCTTGACCTACGTTAAGGTCAATACGCGTTCTGATGAACACTCTACTACTACTCCAAGTACGCAAAGCCAGGTAGATTTTGCGACCACTGTTCTTATTCCTGAGATGAAACGTGTTGGCCTGCAAAATGTTTACTACCTACCAAATGGTTTTGCTATTGGTACCTTACCAGCTAATGATCCGAGCTTGACACGCAAGATTGGGTTTATCTCCCACATGGATACTGCTGACTTTAATGCTGAGGGCGTTAATCCGCAAGTCATCGAAAATTACGATGGTGGAGCTATCGACTTGGGTGATTCTGGATTTAAACTAGATCCTTCTGACTTCAAGAGTCTTGAAAAATATCATGGCCAAACGCTTATCACAACTGACGGCACAACCTTGCTGGGCGCTGATGACAAATCAGGTATTGCTGAGATTATGACCGCTATCGAGTACTTGACTGCTCATCCTGAAATCAAACACTGTGAAATTCGTGTTGGTTTTGGACCTGACGAAGAAATCGGTGTCGGTGCTAATAAGTTTGATGCAGATGACTTTGATGTTGACTTTGCCTACACTGTTGATGGTGGACCTCTAGGGGAACTGCAGTACGAGACTTTCTCAGCAGCTGCTGCTGAACTTCATTTCCAAGGGCGCAATGTCCATCCTGGTACTGCCAAAGGACAGATGGTCAATGCCCTTCAGCTGGCGATTGATTTTCATAATCAACTTCCTGAGAATGACCGACCTGAACTGACAGATGGTTACCAAGGTTTCTATCATCTTATGGATGTGTCAGGTAGTGTCGAGGAGGCGCGTGCAAGCTACATCATTCGCGATTTTGAAAAGGATGTCTTTGAAGCACGTAAAGCAGCTATGCAGTCTATTGCTGACAAGATGAATCAAGAGTTTGGGAATAATCGAGTGACCTTGACTCTGACAGACCAGTACTACAATATGAAGGAAGTCATTGAGAAAGACATGACACCTATTACTATTGCTAAGACTGTTATGGAAGATCTAGGGATTACGCCTATTATCGAACCAATTCGTGGTGGGACTGATGGCTCTAAGATTTCCTTTATGGGAATCCCAACTCCAAATATCTTTGCAGGTGGTGAAAACATGCATGGACGTTTTGAATACGTCAGCCTTCAGACTATGGAGCGTGCGGTGGATACCATCATTGGTATTGTAGCTTATAAAGACTAA